The Juglans regia cultivar Chandler chromosome 2, Walnut 2.0, whole genome shotgun sequence genome includes a window with the following:
- the LOC109011255 gene encoding nuclear transcription factor Y subunit C-2 — translation MDQSEQTQKQQQQQHQQAVVGVAAGANQMAYATPYQTAPMVASGTPTGAVHSPTQPPTTFANPSHQLAYQQAQHFHNQQQQQQQQQLQMFWANQMQEIEQTTDFKNHSLPLARIKKIMKADEDVRMISAEAPVIFAKACEMFILELTLRSWIHTEENKRRTLQKNDIAAAISRTDVFDFLVDIIPRDELKEEGLGVTKATIPVVGSPADIPYYYVPSQHPVGPTGMIMGKPVDQAAMYASQQPRAPMAFMPWPQSQTQQQQPPQQQQTDS, via the coding sequence ATGGATCAGTCAGAACAAACACAAaaacagcagcagcaacaacaccAGCAGGCAGTGGTGGGAGTTGCAGCAGGTGCCAACCAAATGGCCTATGCTACTCCTTATCAAACTGCTCCTATGGTGGCTTCTGGAACTCCTACAGGAGCAGTGCATTCCCCGACCCAGCCCCCCACCACATTCGCTAATCCCTCACACCAGCTTGCATACCAGCAGGCCCAACACTTCCACaaccagcagcagcagcaacagcaacagcaacTTCAGATGTTCTGGGCCAACCAAATGCAAGAAATTGAGCAAACAACTGACTTCAAGAATCACAGCCTTCCTCTTGCTCggattaagaaaataatgaaagctGATGAGGATGTCCGGATGATTTCGGCAGAGGCTCCTGTCATATTTGCAAAGGCATGTGAAATGTTCATCTTGGAGCTGACTTTGCGCTCTTGGATCCAcacagaagaaaacaaaaggaggACATTACAAAAGAATGATATTGCAGCTGCCATTTCGAGGACTGATGTCTTTGATTTCTTGGTTGATATCATTCCAAGAGATGAATTGAAAGAGGAGGGACTTGGGGTGACCAAGGCTACTATTCCAGTAGTGGGTTCACCGGCTGATATCCCATACTACTATGTTCCATCACAGCATCCTGTGGGACCTACAGGAATGATCATGGGAAAGCCAGTTGACCAAGCAGCAATGTACGCTTCGCAGCAGCCTCGAGCACCTATGGCTTTCATGCCATGGCCACAGAGTCAAACTCAGCAGCAGCAGCCACCACAGCAGCAACAAACAGACTCTTGA